One genomic window of Cyprinus carpio isolate SPL01 chromosome B8, ASM1834038v1, whole genome shotgun sequence includes the following:
- the LOC109076917 gene encoding protein SSUH2 homolog isoform X2, translated as MFDSIPGYEGIAAGGGGAYLPPPMPSVPMPVPEHASSSPEWHNNIPSMSEGRAHQAFEEYISNKCCYSSAPVREGVITNMESFNTYRYRLETFTESRSTKWSEEPYTGQHVDAGIQCPPGPWEIAAQPPSYFTDHKETIRVPYTSSVKKCNPCSGMGKNSCSSCTGTGSKVCSGCNGSRQRPDNESCDKCDYRGHEKCSSCSGSGFHKCDTCDGKGQLLVFISLEVKWSTEKDDYVAQDSSGLRQEKLGKVSGKEVFKDAQITVYPVMGFPDVSVAQASECLIRDHQVKYTKDSRILQQRQTIELITITRVNYTWKEKSYVYYVYGNELKVNADDYPATCCCSVM; from the exons ATGTTTGACAGCATCCCAGGATATGAGGGAATTGCAGCAGGTGGAGGTG GTGCGTATCTTCCTCCTCCAATGCCCTCTGTGCCGATGCCTGTGCCTGAACACGCTTCCAGCAGTCCAGAGTGGCA CAACAACATTCCTTCCATGTCAGAGGGAAGAGCGCATCAAGCTTTTGAAGAGTACATCTCCAACAAGTGCTGCTATAGTTCTGCCCCGGTCAGAGAGGGGGTCATAACTAATATGGAGTCCTTTAATACCTACAGG TACCGTTTGGAGACATTCACAGAGTCCAGATCTACTAAATGGAGTGAGGAGCCTTACACAG GGCAGCATGTTGATGCCGGTATTCAGTGTCCTCCAGGACCGTGGGAGATCGCAGCTCAACCTCCGTCCTACTTTACTGACCACAAGGAGACCATTAGAGTGCCTTACACTTCCTCAGTCAAG AAATGTAACCCGTGCAGTGGAATGGGAAAAAACTCCTGTTCTTCCTGCACTGGAACTGGAAGT AAAGTGTGCTCTGGATGTAACGGTTCTCGTCAACGTCCTGATAATGAGTCCTGCGATAAATGTGACTATAGAGGACATGAAAA ATGTAGTTCATGTAGCGGCAGTGGCTTTCACAAGTGTGACACCTGTGATGGAAAGGGACAGCTGCTCGTCTTCATCAGCCTCGAAGTTAAatg GAGCACTGAGAAGGACGATTACGTAGCACAAGATTCAAGTGGACTGAGACAAGAAAAGCTGGGGAAGGTTTCAGGAAAGGAGGTCTTCAAAGACGCCCAGATTACG GTCTATCCAGTGATGGGTTTCCCTGATGTTTCTGTTGCACAAGCATCTGAATGTTTAATAAGAGACCATCAGGTGAAATATACCAAGGATTCCCGCATATTACAACAA aGGCAGACGATTGAGCTCATTACCATAACGAGAGTGAATTACACATGGAAAGAGAAGTCCTATGTTTACTATGTGTATGGAAATGAGTTGAAGGTGAATGCTGATGACTATCCCGCCACCTGCTGCTGTTCTGTCATGTGA
- the LOC109076918 gene encoding protein SSUH2 homolog isoform X1: MAAAPATSIHGPSAPPANMFDTVPGYEGTIAGGGGGYLPPPPPSVPMPEQAPSSPNWHIPSISEDQARDSFAMYVSSKCCYSSDPVKEGVITSMESFNTYRYRLETFMESRSTEWSQKPYTGQPVDAGVQPAPGPWQIAAQPPAFFQEHKQTIKVPYTSSVKNCHVCLGMGRNPCTTCAGAGNKVCWVCNGSGYRQSDDRCMHCNGRGRENCSSCSGSGTRQCDTCHGKRQLLVFINLIVKWSTEKDEFIAQDSSGLRVENLGKVSGKELFKDAQYMVYPVRGFPDVSVGQASERLVRDHQVKYAQTSLILQQRQTIELIPITKVNYMWKGKPYVYYVYGNEFKVNADDYPATCCCSVM, translated from the exons ATGGCAGCAGCGCCTGCGACAAGCATCCATGGACCTTCTGCACCCCCTGCAAACATGTTCGACACAGTCCCTGGATATGAAGGAACAATAGCTGGCGGAGGTG GTGGGTATCTTCCACCTCCACCTCCATCTGTACCGATGCCGGAACAAGCCCCCAGCTCTCCAAACTGGCA TATACCCTCCATCTCAGAGGACCAAGCACGTGACTCTTTCGCAATGTACGTCTCCAGCAAGTGCTGTTATAGTTCTGACCCTGTCAAAGAGGGAGTCATAACCAGTATGGAGTCCTTTAATACCTACAGG TATCGTTTGGAGACGTTCATGGAGTCCAGATCTACTGAATGGAGTCAGAAGCCTTATACAG GTCAGCCTGTGGACGCTGGTGTTCAGCCTGCTCCAGGTCCGTGGCAGATTGCAGCTCAACCTCCAGCCTTCTTTCAAGAGCACAAGCAGACCATTAAAGTGCCCTATACTTCCTCCGTCAAG AACTGTCACGTTTGTCTGGGAATGGGAAGAAACCCCTGTACCACCTGTGCTGGAGCTGGAAAC AAAGTCTGTTGGGTGTGTAATGGTTCTGGTTACCGTCAATCTGATGACCGCTGCATGCACTGCAATGGGCGCGGGCGTGAAAA CTGTAGTTCGTGTAGCGGCAGCGGAACTCGCCAGTGTGACACCTGCCATGGAAAGAGACAGCTGCTCGTCTTCATCAACCTCATTGTTAAATG GAGCACTGAGAAGGATGAATTCATAGCGCAAGACTCGAGTGGACTGAGAGTGGAAAATCTGGGGAAGGTTTCAGGGAAGGAACTCTTCAAAGATGCCCAATATATG GTCTATCCAGTGAGGGGCTTTCCAGATGTTTCTGTTGGACAAGCTTCTGAGCGCTTAGTAAGAGACCATCAGGTGAAATACGCCCAGACTTCCCTCATATTACAACAG AGGCAGACGATCGAGCTCATTCCTATAACCAAAGTGAACTACATGTGGAAAGGAAAGCCttatgtttattatgtgtatGGAAATGAGTTTAAAGTGAATGCTGATGACTATCCCGCAACCTGCTGCTGTTCTGTGATGTAA
- the LOC109076918 gene encoding protein SSUH2 homolog isoform X2 — protein sequence MAAAPATSIHGPSAPPANMFDTVPGYEGTIAGGGGYLPPPPPSVPMPEQAPSSPNWHIPSISEDQARDSFAMYVSSKCCYSSDPVKEGVITSMESFNTYRYRLETFMESRSTEWSQKPYTGQPVDAGVQPAPGPWQIAAQPPAFFQEHKQTIKVPYTSSVKNCHVCLGMGRNPCTTCAGAGNKVCWVCNGSGYRQSDDRCMHCNGRGRENCSSCSGSGTRQCDTCHGKRQLLVFINLIVKWSTEKDEFIAQDSSGLRVENLGKVSGKELFKDAQYMVYPVRGFPDVSVGQASERLVRDHQVKYAQTSLILQQRQTIELIPITKVNYMWKGKPYVYYVYGNEFKVNADDYPATCCCSVM from the exons ATGGCAGCAGCGCCTGCGACAAGCATCCATGGACCTTCTGCACCCCCTGCAAACATGTTCGACACAGTCCCTGGATATGAAGGAACAATAGCTGGCGGAG GTGGGTATCTTCCACCTCCACCTCCATCTGTACCGATGCCGGAACAAGCCCCCAGCTCTCCAAACTGGCA TATACCCTCCATCTCAGAGGACCAAGCACGTGACTCTTTCGCAATGTACGTCTCCAGCAAGTGCTGTTATAGTTCTGACCCTGTCAAAGAGGGAGTCATAACCAGTATGGAGTCCTTTAATACCTACAGG TATCGTTTGGAGACGTTCATGGAGTCCAGATCTACTGAATGGAGTCAGAAGCCTTATACAG GTCAGCCTGTGGACGCTGGTGTTCAGCCTGCTCCAGGTCCGTGGCAGATTGCAGCTCAACCTCCAGCCTTCTTTCAAGAGCACAAGCAGACCATTAAAGTGCCCTATACTTCCTCCGTCAAG AACTGTCACGTTTGTCTGGGAATGGGAAGAAACCCCTGTACCACCTGTGCTGGAGCTGGAAAC AAAGTCTGTTGGGTGTGTAATGGTTCTGGTTACCGTCAATCTGATGACCGCTGCATGCACTGCAATGGGCGCGGGCGTGAAAA CTGTAGTTCGTGTAGCGGCAGCGGAACTCGCCAGTGTGACACCTGCCATGGAAAGAGACAGCTGCTCGTCTTCATCAACCTCATTGTTAAATG GAGCACTGAGAAGGATGAATTCATAGCGCAAGACTCGAGTGGACTGAGAGTGGAAAATCTGGGGAAGGTTTCAGGGAAGGAACTCTTCAAAGATGCCCAATATATG GTCTATCCAGTGAGGGGCTTTCCAGATGTTTCTGTTGGACAAGCTTCTGAGCGCTTAGTAAGAGACCATCAGGTGAAATACGCCCAGACTTCCCTCATATTACAACAG AGGCAGACGATCGAGCTCATTCCTATAACCAAAGTGAACTACATGTGGAAAGGAAAGCCttatgtttattatgtgtatGGAAATGAGTTTAAAGTGAATGCTGATGACTATCCCGCAACCTGCTGCTGTTCTGTGATGTAA
- the LOC109076917 gene encoding protein SSUH2 homolog isoform X1, whose protein sequence is MMISKYKTTLIYYNRFLASMFDSIPGYEGIAAGGGGAYLPPPMPSVPMPVPEHASSSPEWHNNIPSMSEGRAHQAFEEYISNKCCYSSAPVREGVITNMESFNTYRYRLETFTESRSTKWSEEPYTGQHVDAGIQCPPGPWEIAAQPPSYFTDHKETIRVPYTSSVKKCNPCSGMGKNSCSSCTGTGSKVCSGCNGSRQRPDNESCDKCDYRGHEKCSSCSGSGFHKCDTCDGKGQLLVFISLEVKWSTEKDDYVAQDSSGLRQEKLGKVSGKEVFKDAQITVYPVMGFPDVSVAQASECLIRDHQVKYTKDSRILQQRQTIELITITRVNYTWKEKSYVYYVYGNELKVNADDYPATCCCSVM, encoded by the exons ATGATGATAAGCAAATACAAAActacattaatttattataatcgTTTTCTTGCAAGCATGTTTGACAGCATCCCAGGATATGAGGGAATTGCAGCAGGTGGAGGTG GTGCGTATCTTCCTCCTCCAATGCCCTCTGTGCCGATGCCTGTGCCTGAACACGCTTCCAGCAGTCCAGAGTGGCA CAACAACATTCCTTCCATGTCAGAGGGAAGAGCGCATCAAGCTTTTGAAGAGTACATCTCCAACAAGTGCTGCTATAGTTCTGCCCCGGTCAGAGAGGGGGTCATAACTAATATGGAGTCCTTTAATACCTACAGG TACCGTTTGGAGACATTCACAGAGTCCAGATCTACTAAATGGAGTGAGGAGCCTTACACAG GGCAGCATGTTGATGCCGGTATTCAGTGTCCTCCAGGACCGTGGGAGATCGCAGCTCAACCTCCGTCCTACTTTACTGACCACAAGGAGACCATTAGAGTGCCTTACACTTCCTCAGTCAAG AAATGTAACCCGTGCAGTGGAATGGGAAAAAACTCCTGTTCTTCCTGCACTGGAACTGGAAGT AAAGTGTGCTCTGGATGTAACGGTTCTCGTCAACGTCCTGATAATGAGTCCTGCGATAAATGTGACTATAGAGGACATGAAAA ATGTAGTTCATGTAGCGGCAGTGGCTTTCACAAGTGTGACACCTGTGATGGAAAGGGACAGCTGCTCGTCTTCATCAGCCTCGAAGTTAAatg GAGCACTGAGAAGGACGATTACGTAGCACAAGATTCAAGTGGACTGAGACAAGAAAAGCTGGGGAAGGTTTCAGGAAAGGAGGTCTTCAAAGACGCCCAGATTACG GTCTATCCAGTGATGGGTTTCCCTGATGTTTCTGTTGCACAAGCATCTGAATGTTTAATAAGAGACCATCAGGTGAAATATACCAAGGATTCCCGCATATTACAACAA aGGCAGACGATTGAGCTCATTACCATAACGAGAGTGAATTACACATGGAAAGAGAAGTCCTATGTTTACTATGTGTATGGAAATGAGTTGAAGGTGAATGCTGATGACTATCCCGCCACCTGCTGCTGTTCTGTCATGTGA